The proteins below come from a single Triticum aestivum cultivar Chinese Spring chromosome 5D, IWGSC CS RefSeq v2.1, whole genome shotgun sequence genomic window:
- the LOC123121132 gene encoding zinc finger MYM-type protein 1-like codes for MQAMERYFSKKRSRSSDPDNDAGTSRSPVRCKQTASNVAVSSLPKPSIHKEINLDELPYDPAYRKRISEYTRNPKKQDEIRRRYLTRGPYRPPSTFVYPHRDIGDTQRRFNPDWFKDYGRWLEYSDKVHKAFCLCCYLFRDNNEGQAGSDAFGINGWNGWNKKSRLDTHEGKGNVNSFHNVAVKRCDALMNQDQSILVALDKQTDLTKKQNRIRLNASIDSVRYLLHQGLAFRGHDETEESKNKGNFRELVKTLANQNDDIRKVVLENAPQNCKWVCGDIQKEIANYFAKITLNSIIEEIGGDVFSLLIDEAADVSDKEQMAVVLRYLSKRGFIIERLVGVVHVQETSAICLQAALQKLFTDLGLSIKQVRGQCYDGASNMRGEFNGLKAKILQENKSAYYVHCFAHQLQLVIVAVAKKHEDISDFFYMISILFNVVGASCKRKDMIREKHREDVIKAIGSGQISTGRGLNQDQTLQRAGDTRWGSHYRTLSSLVKLSPAVMSVLKYVEKEGNANTLSHSLQKKDQDILNAMSCVKSTRNELQELRENGWDSLIQKAYSFCEEHHIEKADMLEQYINRHKPRQKTNKTNLQHYRVECLNSVIDWQLQEFDDRFNEVNSALLGHMASFNPNDGFVAFNLDSLVKLAEFYPDDFDSKKMDDLGPELRTYIDNVRADERFANLDGIADLAKLMVQTNKHVTFPLVYHLLKLVLILPVATASVERCFSAMNVVKKKLRNKIGDQFMSDCLICYVEKETFSPISNDAVFDLFKAIKDRKGKL; via the exons ATGCAGGCTATGGAAAGATATTTTTCAAAGAAGAGAAGTCGATCATCTGATCCAGATAATGATGCGGGGACATCGAGGTCACCCGTCAGATGTAAGCAAACTGCATCAAATGTCGCTGTCAGTAGTCTCCCAAAGCCTTCTATCCACAAAGAGATTAATTTAGATGAATTGCCCTACGATCCGGCTTATCGGAAGAGAATTTCGGAGTACACAAGAAATCCTAAGAAGCAAGATGAGATTAGGCGACGATACTTAACAAGGGGACCTTACAGGCCTCCGTCTACTTTTGTTTATCCACACAGGGACATTGGAGATACTCAACGAAGATTTAATCCAGACTGGTTTAAAGATTATGGTCGTTGGCTTGAGTATAGTGACAAGGTGCATAAGGCCTTTTGTTTGTGTTGTTATCTTTTCAGAGATAATAATGAGGGACAAGCTGGGAGTGATGCATTTGGAATTAATGGTTGGAACGGTTGGAACAAGAAAAGTAGGCTGGATACCCATGAGGGTAAAGGTAATGTTAATAGCTTTCATAATGTAGCAGTAAAACGGTGTGATGCTTTGATGAATCAAGATCAATCAATTCTGGTAGCTCTCGATAAGCAAACTGATCTTACAAAAAAGCAAAATCGAATTCGGCTTAATGCTTCAATTGATTCTGTTAGATACTTGTTGCATCAAGGCTTAGCTTTCCGAGGCCATGACGAAACAGAAGAGTCAAAAAATAAGGGAAACTTTCGAGAGTTGGTAAAAACTTTGGCAAATCAAAATGATGATATACGGAAGGTAGTTCTTGAGAATGCTCCACAAAATTGCAAGTGGGTATGTGGAGATATTCAGAAGGAAATTGCCAACTATTTTGCCAAG ATAACTTTGAATTCTATTATTGAAGAAATTGGAGGTGATGTGTTTAGTTTGTTGATTGATGAAGCTGCTGATGTGTCTGACAAAGAGCAAATGGCAGTTGTTTTGAGATATCTTAGCAAGCGTGGATTTATCATTGAACGGTTAGTTGGAGTAGTACATGTGCAAGAAACATCGGCAATATGTCTTCAGGCCGCACTTCAAAAATTATTCACCGATCTTGGTTTAAGCATAAAACAAGTCAGAGGACAATGTTATGACGGGGCTAGCAATATGCGCGGCGAGTTCAATGGCTTGAAAGCAAAGATTTTGCAAGAGAATAAGTCAGCCTATTATGTGCATTGTTTTGCTCACCAACTCCAGTTGGTTATTGTAGCAGTAGCAAAGAAGCATGAAGATATTTCAGATTTTTTCTACATGATCTCCATTTTATTTAATGTGGTTGGAGCTTCTTGCAAAAGAAAGGACATGATTAGAGAGAAACATCGAGAGGATGTAATAAAAGCCATAGGTAGTGGGCAGATTAGCACTGGCAGAGGGTTAAATCAAGATCAAACTCTTCAGAGAGCTGGTGACACTCGTTGGGGCTCACACTACAGAACTCTCTCAAGTCTAGTGAAGTTGTCCCCTGCAGTCATGTCTGTTCTGAAATATGTGGAGAAAGAAg GAAATGCAAATACTTTGTCACATTCTTTACAAAAGAAGGATCAAGACATCCTAAATGCCATGTCATGTGTCAAGTCCACAAGGAATGAGCTACAAGAACTAAGGGAGAATGGATGGGACTCACTGATACAGAAGGCATATTCATTTTGTGAAGAACATCACATTGAGAAGGCGGACATGCTGGAGCAATATATCAATCGACACAAACCAAGACAAAAAACTAATAAGACAAACCTCCAGCATTACCGAGTAGAGTGTCTTAATTCTGTTATTGACTGGCAACTTCAAGAGTTTGATGACCGTTTCAATGAGGTAAATTCTGCATTACTTGGTCACATGGCTTCTTTCAACCCAAACGATGGATTTGTTGCTTTTAACTTGGATAGCTTAGTGAAGCTAGCTGAGTTTTATCCAGATGATTTTGATTCAAAAAAAATGGATGATCTTGGTCCTGAACTGCGCACTTACATTGATAATGTGCGAGCGGATGAAAGGTTTGCTAATTTGGACGGGATTGCTGATCTTGCGAAGTTAATGGTGCAGACAAATAAACATGTTACTTTTCCCTTGGTCTATCATCTTCTAAAGTTAGTATTGATATTACCAGTTGCAACAGCATCCGTGGAGAGATGCTTTTCAGCTATGAATGTTGTCAAGAAAAAGTTGCGCAACAAAATTGGTGATCAATTCATGAGTGATTGTCTAATTTGCTATGTGGAGAAAGAGACGTTTTCTCCCATTAGTAATGATGCTGTGTTTGATCTTTTTAAGGCAATAAAAGATCGAAAAGGGAAGCTCTAA
- the LOC123126045 gene encoding uncharacterized protein, translating to MSVQVAALGTTGENTMATTALSYVEYMAQWEQQVERRQLFLRSYHFSRDAEVSPRARVRRVVWAGARRLRRAAAKGLRRLRARIRLCFGWAAPALRRRSSPRRAGHGFRYGRIPRATKAANAASVCFW from the coding sequence ATGTCCGTGCAGGTAGCGGCGCTGGGGACGACGGGGGAAAATACGATGGCGACGACGGCTTTGTCGTACGTGGAATACATGGCGCAGTGGGAGCAGCAGGTAGAGCGGCGGCAGCTGTTCCTCCGGAGCTACCACTTCTCCCGCGACGCCGAGGTCTCGCCGCGCGCGCGCGTGCGCCGCGTCGTCTGGGCCGGGGCGCGACGTCTGCGTCGAGCCGCCGCCAAGGGGCTCCGACGCCTCCGGGCGCGCATCcgcctctgcttcggctgggccgcCCCCGCGCTCCGCCGGCGCTCCTCCCCCCGCCGGGCCGGCCACGGGTTCCGCTACGGCCGCATCCCCCGCGCAACGAAGGCTGCAAACGCCGCGTCCGTTTGCTTCTGGTAG
- the LOC123126046 gene encoding uncharacterized protein yields the protein MSVQVAALGTTADNTMATTALSYVEYMARWERQVERRQLFLRSYHFSRDADVSPRARTRRVVWAGARRLRRAAAKGLRRLRARIRLCFGWVAPALRRRGSPRRAGHGFRYGRIPRATKAANAASVCFW from the coding sequence ATGTCCGTGCAGGTAGCGGCGCTGGGAACGACGGCGGATAATACGATGGCGACGACGGCTTTGTCGTACGTGGAATACATGGCGCGCTGGGAGCGGCAGGTGGAGCGGCGGCAGCTGTTCCTCCGGAGCTACCACTTCTCCCGCGACGCCGACGTCTcgccgcgcgcgcgcacgcgccgcgTCGTCTGGGCCGGGGCGCGACGcctgcgccgcgccgccgccaaggGGCTCCGTCGCCTCCGGGCGCGCATCcgcctctgcttcggctgggtcgcgcccgcgctccgccgccgcggctccccTCGCCGGGCCGGCCACGGGTTCCGCTACGGCCGCATCCCCCGGGCCACGAAGGCCGCCAACGCGGCGTCCGTCTGCTTCTGGTAG